In Lycium ferocissimum isolate CSIRO_LF1 chromosome 7, AGI_CSIRO_Lferr_CH_V1, whole genome shotgun sequence, the sequence CCTCTAACTACAATTGGATCTTCCCCGATGAAGTAGAATTGAACCATCTTTGCAGGGAAATCTACTGTAGCATGACAGGAAGATAACAAGTTCATGCCAGCTATGACATCGGAATTCCATTAATAATTTTATCAATCTTGTGCTTAGTATTGTCATAACACTAATAGTTCACAAACAATAAGTTAAAGCATTGGGACTTTACCTTCTAGAATGATTTCCCAAACCTAGCTCTTTGCGGTTCTTTACGAGTCCTCAAGATAGAAAGAAAATCCAGAGTTTTCATATGGATTCTTGTTAGTTCTAATGTAATTGATCCGAATTAAGACAACTATAATTTGGTTTCTTACCTTGTATGGAATCCCAGGCCCTAAGACATTTTCCCCTGCAAAGCTCTCAAAGACgttgtaaaaataatatattttcgTTCTCCTTGGCATCCCCTTTTGTATTTGCGGACCTCCCATGCATAGCTTGGGAATCGCGTCAGGCGAACCTGAGCTTTTTGTTGTTCCCCTCCATGCGACGCATGGCTGTCGCGTGGAGACTATGAAATAAGTTGATTTGGGTTACATTCATTTTGACAGTAATGAATATATGCCCTTCTCACTAATGGACTATAAGGAGATAGAGAAGGTGAACGAGAACCGGCTAAAAACTCGAACCTCTTGACTGATCCCTTCATAGTCCATTCATAAAGGTTGGGAATGGTCAGAACTCACCCAAGCTGTTAAAATCATAGCAGCCACATGTTTATTAAAATTGACGTCCCTGTCTCATGCCATAATATAACACCACTTAGAAACTTTCAAGTAATCCATTCTGAGTATGCTAATCAACAATTACAAATACAAATGACAAATCTAAGGGAGAAAACTAAAACAAGCAATTAAATTCACTCAACGATCTACGTGTCATAGTTTTTACAAGCACATAGATCAACAATAGCACTTGAAGCTTTCAAATCACAAATCTTAATCAAAAAGGTTGTCTTACAAAGCAAAAGGGAAGAAGAAATCAGTTAACAAAGCTCTGTTCTTGGCTTCTTCCTAACTGAAATGCAACCTCTTTGATGATCTCTAAATATTCTAATCTCAGAACAATCCCTCAAATCTTCAAGACTTATGTACTGTTGTTTCACCATTCTTGAGAAATCACAACCTGTATCATTAATCCAAATATAAGGGTGGCAAGATTCATCATAATAGTAAAGCAAACTCTTTGTTCCACCTTTATAGTTACCAGGCATATAAGCCTTGTAAATTTTCTTGGAATTTAGCCTCTTTGATGATCCTGGCTTCAAAGTGTGAACTTTCTTCAAGATTGAACCAACCCTTATCTGCAATTCAATTGATTTATCACTGAAATTCCAAATCCTTGTCCCAAAACTAGAGACTTGAGCTTGATCTCTGCACCCATTGAAGCACTTCACAAAAGAGACAAGGCTAAAATTACCACTACCCTCCATTTCATTATGTTGAGTTTTTTTGGTCACCATAGCTAGCTTTTTAAAGGGTCTAGAGAAAACAATAATACGTAGTGTAGAAAACAATAATACGTAGTGTAACTTTCAGCCAATTGGTATATATTCCAAACTTTGCCTACTAAGTGATTCTGATATTCTTGGATTTGTGGGCCATTGAAAATGTTACTCATTTAGTCATTTGGTTAGGTAGTAAGAAATATTTAAGTTTATTAGCTGGAGACTATGACACAATTTGTCTATTTTTAGGAGTGACGTgatttatatatagtataatattttataattaaagaCACATGTATCTTATCAGTGATTAAGAAGTGTCTCCTAAAACTTTGAAATTACAGAATTCTTAAGTTTGTTAACTAAATCATACGTTTTCTTTCTATACAATCGTAGAATCTCAATATCTTATTAAGTTGTGGAAGAAAACCAGGGGGAAATAGTATTTAGCTGCTAATTAACTTAGTAATTAAATCATAAACAAATCTTAACAATATTTTAATCTTTTAAGTATACCTAAA encodes:
- the LOC132063385 gene encoding uncharacterized protein LOC132063385 — its product is MVTKKTQHNEMEGSGNFSLVSFVKCFNGCRDQAQVSSFGTRIWNFSDKSIELQIRVGSILKKVHTLKPGSSKRLNSKKIYKAYMPGNYKGGTKSLLYYYDESCHPYIWINDTGCDFSRMVKQQYISLEDLRDCSEIRIFRDHQRGCISVRKKPRTELC